From a single Miscanthus floridulus cultivar M001 chromosome 8, ASM1932011v1, whole genome shotgun sequence genomic region:
- the LOC136475016 gene encoding LRR receptor-like serine/threonine-protein kinase ER2 isoform X1: MTLLPRPRRGSAPAMARLLRALAALLLLAAAAVAEDGATLLEIRKSFRDGGNALRDWSGDGASPGYCSWRGVLCDNITFAVAALNLSGLDLEGEISPVIGSLQRVVSIDLKSNGLSGQIPDEIGDCSLLETLDLSSNNLEGDIPFSISKLKHLENLILKNNKLVGVIPSTLSQLPNLKILDLAQNKLSGEIPNLIYWNEVLQYLGLRSNSLEGSLSSDMCQLTGLWYFDVKNNSLTGTIPETIGNCTSFQVLDLSNNHLTGEIPFNIGFLQVATLSLQGNKFSGPIPSVIGLMQALAVLDLSFNELSGPVPSILGNLTYTEKLYLQGNRLTGSIPPELGNMSTLHYLELNDNLLTGFIPPDLGKLTELFELNLANNNLIGPIPENLSSCANLISFNAYGNKLNGTIPRSFHKLESLTYLNLSSNHLSGALPIEVARMRNLDTLDLSCNMITGSIPSAIGKLEHLLRLNLSKNNVGGYIPAEFGNLRSIMEIDLSYNHLRGLIPQEVGMLQNLILLKLESNNITGDVSSLTYCLSLNILNVSYNHLYGIVPTDNNFSRFSPDSFLGNPGLCGYWLRSSSCTQLPSAERMKRSSTSKAPKVAFIGIGVVGLVILLVILVAVCWPQNSPVLKDVSVNKPDNLAAASSNVPPKLVILHMNMALHVYDDIMRVTENLSEKYIIGYGASSTVYRCDLKNCKPIAIKKLYAHYPQSLKEFETELETVGSIKHRNLVSLQGYSLSPSGNLLFYDYLENGSLWDILHAASSKKKKLDWEARLKIALGAAHGLAYLHHECSPRIIHRDVKSKNILLDKDYEAHLADFGIAKSLCVSKTHTSTYVMGTIGYIDPEYARTSRLNEKSDVYSYGIVLLELLTGKKPVDDECNLHHLILSKAAENTVMEMVDQDITDTCKDLGEVKKVFQLALLCSKRQPSDRPTMHEVARVLDSLVRPGALPKQAQPQVSEKSSTAPSYVSEYVGLRGGSALSCANSSSASDAELFMKFGEVISRSTE; encoded by the exons GGGCAACACTGCTGGAGATCAGGAAATCTTTCCGCGACGGCGGCAACGCGCTGCGCGATTGGTCCGGCGACGGCGCATCGCCGGGCTACTGCTCGTGGCGCGGCGTGCTATGCGACAACATCACCTTCGCTGTCGCCGCGCT CAACCTCTCTGGGCTCGACCTCGAGGGTGAAATCTCACCGGTCATCGGGAGTCTGCAACGTGTTGTCTCAAT AGATTTGAAGTCGAATGGACTCTCGGGACAGATCCCTGATGAGATTGGTGATTGTTCGTTGCTTGAAACTCT GGATTTGTCCTCTAACAATCTAGAAGGAGACATACCATTCTCCATATCCAAGCTGAAGCACCTTGAGAACTT GATTTTGAAGAACAACAAGCTGGTGGGGGTGATTCCATCGACACTCTCTCAACTTCCAAATTTGAAGATATT GGACTTGGCTCAAAACAAGCTAAGTGGTGAAATTCCGAATCTAATATATTGGAATGAGGTTCTTCAATACTT GGGATTGCGAAGCAATAGTTTAGAAGGAAGCCTCTCTTCCGATATGTGCCAGTTAACTGGTCTGTGGTACTT TGATGTGAAGAACAATAGCTTGACGGGTACAATACCAGAAACCATAGGGAACTGTACGAGCTTTCAGGTCTT GGATTTGTCAAACAATCACCTTACTGGAGAAATCCCATTCAATATTGGTTTCCTGCAAGTGGCTACGTT GTCTTTGCAAGGGAACAAGTTCTCTGGCCCTATACCATCAGTGATTGGCCTTATGCAGGCACTTGCAGTGCT GGATCTGAGTTTCAATGAGCTATCTGGCCCAGTACCGTCTATACTGGGCAACTTGACATACACTGAGAAATT ATACCTGCAAGGCAACCGGCTAACTGGATCGATACCACCAGAGCTTGGTAATATGTCGACACTGCATTACCT GGAATTGAATGACAATCTGTTGACTGGGTTCATTCCTCCTGATcttggaaaactcacagaattgTTTGAATT GAACCTTGCAAACAACAACCTTATAGGACCTATCCCTGAGAATTTAAGTTCATGTGCAAATCTCATTAGTTT CAATGCTTATGGCAATAAATTGAATGGAACCATTCCACGTTCATTTCACAAGCTCGAGAGtctgacttatct GAATCTGTCATCAAATCATCTCAGTGGAGCACTTCCAATTGAGGTAGCAAGAATGAGAAATTTAGACACTCT GGACTTATCCTGTAACATGATCACTGGTTCAATTCCCTCAGCTATTGGGAAACTAGAGCATCTTTTGAGACT TAACTTAAGCAAAAATAATGTGGGTGGATACATTCCTGCTGAATTTGGGAACTTGAGGAGCATCATGGAGAT TGATTTGTCCTACAACCACCTCCGTGGCCTGATTCCTCAAGAGGTTGGGATGCTACAAAATCTGATACTGTT AAAATTAGAAAGCAATAATATTACTGGAGATGTCTCTTCACTTACTTACTGCTTGAGTCTCAATATCTT AAATGTATCATACAACCACCTTTATGGTATTGTACCTACAGACAACAACTTCTCACGATTTTCACCCGACAG CTTCTTGGGTAACCCTGGACTTTGTGGCTATTGGCTTCGCTCTTCTTCATGCACACAGTTACCCAGTGCTGAGCGAATGAAGAGAT CCTCTACCTCAAAGGCCCCAAAGGTTGCATTTATTGGTATTGGTGTTGTAGGGCTTGTTATTCTGCTGGTTATCCTAGTAGCTGTTTGCTGGCCACAGAATTCACCAGTGCTCAAAGATGTCTCTGTAAACAAACCAG ATAACCTTGCTGCAGCATCAAGCAACGTTCCTCCCAAGCTTGTGATCCTCCACATGAACATGGCCCTCCATGTATATGATGATATAATGAGGGTGACTGAAAATTTGAGCGAAAAATACATTATTGGTTACGGAGCCTCAAGTACAGTCTACAGATGTGATCTGAAGAACTGCAAGCCGATTGCGATTAAAAAGCTATATGCTCACTACCCCCAGAGCTTGAAGGAATTTGAGACTGAACTTGAGACTGTTGGAAGCATCAAACACCGGAATCTTGTAAGCCTTCAGGGGTACTCCCTGTCACCTTCTGGGAATCTTCTTTTCTATGATTACTTGGAAAATGGCAGCCTCTGGGACATTTTACATG CAGCTTCATCGAAGAAAAAGAAACTCGATTGGGAGGCTCGCCTCAAGATTGCTCTTGGTGCTGCTCATGGGCTTGCTTATCTTCACCATGAATGCAGCCCGCGAATAATTCACAGGGATGTGAAATCAAAGAATATCCTCCTAGACAAAGATTATGAGGCTCATCTTGCTGACTTTGGTATTGCCAAGAGCTTGTGTGTATCGAAGACGCACACATCAACATACGTGATGGGCACCATTGGCTACATTGACCCTGAGTATGCACGAACATCCCGGCTCAACGAGAAATCGGATGTATACAGCTACGGCATTGTCTTGTTGGAGTTGCTTACTGGCAAAAAGCCTGTCGACGATGAGTGCAATCTTCATCACTTG ATCCTATCCAAAGCCGCAGAGAACACGGTCATGGAGATGGTCGACCAAGACATCACCGACACGTGCAAAGATCTTGGCGAGGTCAAGAAGGTGTTCCAATTGGCACTCCTTTGCAGCAAGAGGCAACCATCGGATCGGCCAACCATGCATGAGGTCGCGCGTGTCCTGGACAGCCTAGTCCGCCCAGGTGCGCTCCCAAAGCAGGCACAGCCACAGGTGTCGGAGAAGTCATCCACCGCTCCGAGCTACGTCAGCGAGTATGTCGGTCTACGAGGTGGCAGCGCCCTCTCCTGCGCCAATTCATCCAGTGCGTCCGACGCCGAGCTCTTCATGAAGTTTGGTGAGGTGATATCACGGAGCACGGAGTAG
- the LOC136475016 gene encoding LRR receptor-like serine/threonine-protein kinase ER2 isoform X2 has translation MTLLPRPRRGSAPAMARLLRALAALLLLAAAAVAEDGATLLEIRKSFRDGGNALRDWSGDGASPGYCSWRGVLCDNITFAVAALNLSGLDLEGEISPVIGSLQRVVSIDLKSNGLSGQIPDEIGDCSLLETLDLSSNNLEGDIPFSISKLKHLENLILKNNKLVGVIPSTLSQLPNLKILDLAQNKLSGEIPNLIYWNEVLQYLGLRSNSLEGSLSSDMCQLTGLWYFDVKNNSLTGTIPETIGNCTSFQVLDLSNNHLTGEIPFNIGFLQVATLSLQGNKFSGPIPSVIGLMQALAVLDLSFNELSGPVPSILGNLTYTEKLYLQGNRLTGSIPPELGNMSTLHYLELNDNLLTGFIPPDLGKLTELFELNLANNNLIGPIPENLSSCANLISFNAYGNKLNGTIPRSFHKLESLTYLNLSSNHLSGALPIEVARMRNLDTLDLSCNMITGSIPSAIGKLEHLLRLNLSKNNVGGYIPAEFGNLRSIMEIDLSYNHLRGLIPQEVGMLQNLILLKLESNNITGDVSSLTYCLSLNILNVSYNHLYGIVPTDNNFSRFSPDSFLGNPGLCGYWLRSSSCTQLPSAERMKRSSTSKAPKVAFIGIGVVGLVILLVILVAVCWPQNSPVLKDVSVNKPDNLAAASSNVPPKLVILHMNMALHVYDDIMRVTENLSEKYIIGYGASSTVYRCDLKNCKPIAIKKLYAHYPQSLKEFETELETVGSIKHRNLVSLQGYSLSPSGNLLFYDYLENGSLWDILHASSKKKKLDWEARLKIALGAAHGLAYLHHECSPRIIHRDVKSKNILLDKDYEAHLADFGIAKSLCVSKTHTSTYVMGTIGYIDPEYARTSRLNEKSDVYSYGIVLLELLTGKKPVDDECNLHHLILSKAAENTVMEMVDQDITDTCKDLGEVKKVFQLALLCSKRQPSDRPTMHEVARVLDSLVRPGALPKQAQPQVSEKSSTAPSYVSEYVGLRGGSALSCANSSSASDAELFMKFGEVISRSTE, from the exons GGGCAACACTGCTGGAGATCAGGAAATCTTTCCGCGACGGCGGCAACGCGCTGCGCGATTGGTCCGGCGACGGCGCATCGCCGGGCTACTGCTCGTGGCGCGGCGTGCTATGCGACAACATCACCTTCGCTGTCGCCGCGCT CAACCTCTCTGGGCTCGACCTCGAGGGTGAAATCTCACCGGTCATCGGGAGTCTGCAACGTGTTGTCTCAAT AGATTTGAAGTCGAATGGACTCTCGGGACAGATCCCTGATGAGATTGGTGATTGTTCGTTGCTTGAAACTCT GGATTTGTCCTCTAACAATCTAGAAGGAGACATACCATTCTCCATATCCAAGCTGAAGCACCTTGAGAACTT GATTTTGAAGAACAACAAGCTGGTGGGGGTGATTCCATCGACACTCTCTCAACTTCCAAATTTGAAGATATT GGACTTGGCTCAAAACAAGCTAAGTGGTGAAATTCCGAATCTAATATATTGGAATGAGGTTCTTCAATACTT GGGATTGCGAAGCAATAGTTTAGAAGGAAGCCTCTCTTCCGATATGTGCCAGTTAACTGGTCTGTGGTACTT TGATGTGAAGAACAATAGCTTGACGGGTACAATACCAGAAACCATAGGGAACTGTACGAGCTTTCAGGTCTT GGATTTGTCAAACAATCACCTTACTGGAGAAATCCCATTCAATATTGGTTTCCTGCAAGTGGCTACGTT GTCTTTGCAAGGGAACAAGTTCTCTGGCCCTATACCATCAGTGATTGGCCTTATGCAGGCACTTGCAGTGCT GGATCTGAGTTTCAATGAGCTATCTGGCCCAGTACCGTCTATACTGGGCAACTTGACATACACTGAGAAATT ATACCTGCAAGGCAACCGGCTAACTGGATCGATACCACCAGAGCTTGGTAATATGTCGACACTGCATTACCT GGAATTGAATGACAATCTGTTGACTGGGTTCATTCCTCCTGATcttggaaaactcacagaattgTTTGAATT GAACCTTGCAAACAACAACCTTATAGGACCTATCCCTGAGAATTTAAGTTCATGTGCAAATCTCATTAGTTT CAATGCTTATGGCAATAAATTGAATGGAACCATTCCACGTTCATTTCACAAGCTCGAGAGtctgacttatct GAATCTGTCATCAAATCATCTCAGTGGAGCACTTCCAATTGAGGTAGCAAGAATGAGAAATTTAGACACTCT GGACTTATCCTGTAACATGATCACTGGTTCAATTCCCTCAGCTATTGGGAAACTAGAGCATCTTTTGAGACT TAACTTAAGCAAAAATAATGTGGGTGGATACATTCCTGCTGAATTTGGGAACTTGAGGAGCATCATGGAGAT TGATTTGTCCTACAACCACCTCCGTGGCCTGATTCCTCAAGAGGTTGGGATGCTACAAAATCTGATACTGTT AAAATTAGAAAGCAATAATATTACTGGAGATGTCTCTTCACTTACTTACTGCTTGAGTCTCAATATCTT AAATGTATCATACAACCACCTTTATGGTATTGTACCTACAGACAACAACTTCTCACGATTTTCACCCGACAG CTTCTTGGGTAACCCTGGACTTTGTGGCTATTGGCTTCGCTCTTCTTCATGCACACAGTTACCCAGTGCTGAGCGAATGAAGAGAT CCTCTACCTCAAAGGCCCCAAAGGTTGCATTTATTGGTATTGGTGTTGTAGGGCTTGTTATTCTGCTGGTTATCCTAGTAGCTGTTTGCTGGCCACAGAATTCACCAGTGCTCAAAGATGTCTCTGTAAACAAACCAG ATAACCTTGCTGCAGCATCAAGCAACGTTCCTCCCAAGCTTGTGATCCTCCACATGAACATGGCCCTCCATGTATATGATGATATAATGAGGGTGACTGAAAATTTGAGCGAAAAATACATTATTGGTTACGGAGCCTCAAGTACAGTCTACAGATGTGATCTGAAGAACTGCAAGCCGATTGCGATTAAAAAGCTATATGCTCACTACCCCCAGAGCTTGAAGGAATTTGAGACTGAACTTGAGACTGTTGGAAGCATCAAACACCGGAATCTTGTAAGCCTTCAGGGGTACTCCCTGTCACCTTCTGGGAATCTTCTTTTCTATGATTACTTGGAAAATGGCAGCCTCTGGGACATTTTACATG CTTCATCGAAGAAAAAGAAACTCGATTGGGAGGCTCGCCTCAAGATTGCTCTTGGTGCTGCTCATGGGCTTGCTTATCTTCACCATGAATGCAGCCCGCGAATAATTCACAGGGATGTGAAATCAAAGAATATCCTCCTAGACAAAGATTATGAGGCTCATCTTGCTGACTTTGGTATTGCCAAGAGCTTGTGTGTATCGAAGACGCACACATCAACATACGTGATGGGCACCATTGGCTACATTGACCCTGAGTATGCACGAACATCCCGGCTCAACGAGAAATCGGATGTATACAGCTACGGCATTGTCTTGTTGGAGTTGCTTACTGGCAAAAAGCCTGTCGACGATGAGTGCAATCTTCATCACTTG ATCCTATCCAAAGCCGCAGAGAACACGGTCATGGAGATGGTCGACCAAGACATCACCGACACGTGCAAAGATCTTGGCGAGGTCAAGAAGGTGTTCCAATTGGCACTCCTTTGCAGCAAGAGGCAACCATCGGATCGGCCAACCATGCATGAGGTCGCGCGTGTCCTGGACAGCCTAGTCCGCCCAGGTGCGCTCCCAAAGCAGGCACAGCCACAGGTGTCGGAGAAGTCATCCACCGCTCCGAGCTACGTCAGCGAGTATGTCGGTCTACGAGGTGGCAGCGCCCTCTCCTGCGCCAATTCATCCAGTGCGTCCGACGCCGAGCTCTTCATGAAGTTTGGTGAGGTGATATCACGGAGCACGGAGTAG